DNA from Hippoglossus hippoglossus isolate fHipHip1 chromosome 1, fHipHip1.pri, whole genome shotgun sequence:
CAGTGCGCACAGCTTCACCGaccaggaggagggagaggagccgGAGCCCAGCCCAGATCCCCACACCCAGACATCAGGCACGAAGCTCAAGCCTGCCTCCAGCCGAAGTAGCGGAAACGGGTGCCTCAACTGTGGCGCAACAACGGGCTGCGCTGTCGGGAGCGGCTGCAAAGAAGAGAAAGCAAGTGCACCGAGAGACAAGGGATTAGAACATCAGGCAGCGGGGGGCTGCCCGGAGCCCGGTGTCGGCCACGGAACGAGCGCGCACGGCGACGGCAGCAGGGCGACGCCGAGCAGGAGCGATGCTGTCTGCGGAGGAATGGAGCCGGGTCCGTCCGGAGCTGAGAGCCAGAACAAAACTTACACCGGGAGCGTCGGCAGCCTCCCGCAACAACAACAGAGGCAGCCCGCGCCCCTCAAGCCCAAACTTCGAGTCGGAGGAGGGGGCACCCGAGCGGCGGGGACCCACGCCAACTCCTCCGACCTGGGCGACAGGCTGGTGGCTTCTGTTCGCCGCCTGTCCGAGAGGAGCCACCGAGGGGGCTCCGCCGCTGCCGCCTCTTCCACCGCCACGACCAGAGGCCACATGAAGCCGCTCGGACTCAAGGAGATCCTGGGCTACCTGAGCAGCCAGGAGCAGCTGTCGGAGGAGAAGCTGACCCGAGGCAAAGTCAAGGTGGTCATGGAGCGAGAGGTGGCGAGAGGCCGGCTGCGCAGGACCCGCTGCGGGAACATCACTCTTCCCCTGAGGGGGATGGTGATGGTGGAGGAGCCGGCGTCGAAGAAGAATGCGTCCGCGGACAGACTTGGGAAGAGCGCACTGCAGGAGAAGCACACACCGACGAAGAAGGTGGGCAATGCTAACTTAATATGTCCAACACGTCCCACTTGTACAGAACTGAAGTGCGTGGGTTTGATGGCAAAACAATGATCCTGCAGCAGGACGCGCTCAGCTGCTcccaatatttgttttttcatgttaAACCTCGAAGCAGAAGTGTATgatcgtgtttgtgtgtgtgtgtgtgtgtgtgtgtgtgtgtgtgtgtgtgtgtgtgtgtgtgtgtgtgtgtgtgtgtgtgtgtgtgtgtgtgtgtgtgtgtgtgtgtgtgtgtgtgtgtgtgtgtgtgtgtgtgtgtgtgtgtgtgtgtgtgtgtgtgtgtgtgcatgtctgcggccgtgtgtgtgtgtgtgtgtgtgtgtgtgtgtgtgtgtgtgtgtgtgtgtgtgtgtgtgtgtggggggggctcGGCTTCCTGCACAAAAGGTGCGGGTTATTACATCTATGTGCAGACAGCTCCGGAGCGGCATCCCCCGGCTCTCCCGGGATAAGCGCGCACGCCATTAAAGAGCGTCTCTGCGTTAGCGCGGGCACGACCATACCTCTGGGTTCCGCTGTCACATCTGTGCCTGTGGGTCCGTGATTCCTCTGCAGGAACTTCAGCCGAGCACAGCGGGATCGTCTGGGCCTGCCGCGCAGTACAGTAGTAGGCGGCGTCTCTCTTAAACTTGAGACGCGCCGCTGCCGCTCTCTTGCCGCTCCCCCGCCGCGCAGCCGCGCCTCGTGTCccttctgtttgtgtgatttttgaGTTGTGATTCTAACCTTGTAGTCGATGCTTTTTGTCATCGTCTGTCTTAAACTTGAGACGCGCCGCTGCCGCTCTCCTGCCGCTCTCCTGCCGCTCTCCTGACCTCTCTCCTGCCGCGCAGACCGACCGGTCGCGCGTCACGTGTGTTCATGCAGATCACAGTTTGCATGGCTTTTGAGGCGCAGTCACAAcctgtatttattattgttactgtTAGTGGTTGTTGTGTTCTCCCCTCGCTAACGCCGCCTCTCCCCTGCCCGCGCCCCATTAAATCCTTTGTACCGTTATCTGACAGCgcgctctcctccctctctgtgggCGCACGCTCGAGTTGGCGCTTATAGCggtatttctgtttctgtccaaGTGGGAGGCGATCCACACCTTCCGCCCCGAGAAGGAAGCGCAAACCGTCTCTTGCATCGCAGACCTATATCTGTGCTGTGAGCCAATCCTGAGCAACAACTTGGATACAACTCAGGCGCTGCGCACTCACTTTGTTCAGCCCCCAACCCCTTTTCTGATGGAAGTTtatatgtgttgttgttgcagccGCCGCCCTCGTCTCCTGTCCAGGAGCATGAGGCCAATGGAAACAAGCAGCGAAGAAGTGGAACGGGGAGAgaacgaggaagaggaggaggaggaggacgctgATGATCCCGGAGTTTCGGATGAAGAGGGAGGACCATCGCCTGTAGCCATGACAACCGAACACAGGGCTCACGGAGAAGCCCGCAGAAGATGCTGAGATCCAGGCAGTGTCAAAGGAGGGGAGCCCccatcagcagcaacagcacAGTGGCAAaggtgtgtgcacgtgcgtgtgcaTGAATATGTGTGCTGAGTACAAAGTAAAGCAAGTTGTAGGGTTAATTAAACACAGATTTTCTGTCCCTTTTAGAATTTAAACCtatttaagtttaatttacacatttagGATGTAGTTGTTGTTCTCAGTGGTTGATAATCGGTCTTTCCCCTCCTCGTCTGTGCGTTTAGCGGCTCTCTCAGGGGTGGATTCCCCTCGCCAGGACACCGTCCCCACCTGTTCAGGGAGTTGTCGAGGTGTTGCAGTGTAACGGTGCACGCTTGGAGGAGAGAGCTTACCTCCCAGATCAGCCGCATATGGCAGCACAAGTAAGTGGAGGCCTCTGCATCTGTCCTGACGGTTTTATTCACTATGCATTCAtcaatgaataattaaaattacTACCCTCACACATGGAATGCCGAATAATGATATGAGGTGTTTTATATGACTTTGATAAATCAAAATCTCTTTCTTTGAACATATAATTACTAAGTTACAACACATCATTGTCATTGTGTTTAATAAGCATAAAAATAAGTAGGTGGGCACTAGAGGtcatacctccatcaaggcccagCAATCCCATAacgaaaccacatttcaattcactagatctggatttttattattctctgagaaatcaatggaatttttttttaaatgcccatatctcacaatgttgaaaaagtgaaaaaaagattcctggatctgccccctacCCATACAGTCTCCTCCCACCAAGATTTGTAGTAATTTGCTCAGCAGGTTTGCGTAAAAACA
Protein-coding regions in this window:
- the samd1b gene encoding LOW QUALITY PROTEIN: atherin (The sequence of the model RefSeq protein was modified relative to this genomic sequence to represent the inferred CDS: deleted 2 bases in 2 codons) codes for the protein MSEPNKYREWILETIDSLRSRKARPDLERICRMVRRRHGSDPDRTRTELEKLIQEQTVLKVSYKGSISYRNAAKVQRKSRKKSEFITAAVGGGGAEAAARERTKHDHLNNNGDSAHSFTDQEEGEEPEPSPDPHTQTSGTKLKPASSRSSGNGCLNCGATTGCAVGSGCKEEKASAPRDKGLEHQAAGGCPEPGVGHGTSAHGDGSRATPSRSDAVCGGMEPGPSGAESQNKTYTGSVGSLPQQQQRQPAPLKPKLRVGGGGTRAAGTHANSSDLGDRLVASVRRLSERSHRGGSAAAASSTATTRGHMKPLGLKEILGYLSSQEQLSEEKLTRGKVKVVMEREVARGRLRRTRCGNITLPLRGMVMVEEPASKKNASADRLGKSALQEKHTPTKKPPPSSPVQEMRPMETSSEEVERGENEEEEEEEDADDPGVSDEEGGPSPVAMTTETGLTEKPAEDAEIQAVSKEGSPHQQQQHSGKGVCTCVCMNMCAEYKRLSQGWIPLARTPSPPVQGVVEVLQCNGARLEERAYLPDQPHMAAQTQSQPQHDGINHTSSGFNNMECMTEVGVSSCLLTPTASPRDSGLSEELGINGGVSSGGFMKCEGASGSPVDWTVSDVVSYFTAAGFPEQAAAFMTQEIDGKSLLLMQRNDVLTGLSIRLGPALKIYERHVKVLQKTHFEDDDC